Proteins encoded in a region of the Haloarcula salinisoli genome:
- a CDS encoding sugar ABC transporter ATP-binding protein, whose amino-acid sequence MSSETHANTADTAPDSTPDTTSSFRVEGISKSFGHVQALDEVSLEVNRGEVIGLVGENGAGKSTLLNILTGVLEADEGQLYVDGDPVAFTNPREAANYGVSLVHQEQDVITTMRGYENLYLGREKERLGVLDMETMREEAQAFVDDLGIDIDVNDYVRDYTFNERQMLEIAKAFHVSQKSDNPVILLDEPTAGLEESGRELLFDLVNDLRDRATFVFVSHELDEVLEISDRIYVLKDGERVDMTHVEDATTESLQQSMVGRETADEYYRVPDQRRDAELGEVTMEVDNVAHEDVVGPASFSLREGEIFGIVGVEGSGKQRFGRMLAGDLAMTEGSMAVDGTELTNPSVSDMVDAGVGYIPKDRKSEGLLLYQSVLVNTSLAMIRDMNGNMPMLDLEAEQEATESAIEELAIKTPGPNALVHGLSGGNQQKVVIARWLAQDTPILVMDNVTRGIDVGAKEEVYRLCRELTDRGVSIVFIGDELPEVIGMSNRIGVMAKGEFVAEPFDASPGNKPTEEDLIQEMI is encoded by the coding sequence ATGTCATCAGAGACACACGCGAACACGGCCGACACGGCGCCCGACTCCACCCCCGACACCACCAGCAGCTTCCGTGTCGAGGGCATCTCGAAGTCGTTCGGACACGTGCAGGCACTCGACGAGGTGTCGCTGGAGGTAAACCGGGGCGAGGTCATCGGCCTCGTCGGCGAGAACGGTGCCGGTAAAAGCACGCTGTTGAATATCCTCACTGGGGTACTCGAAGCGGACGAGGGGCAGCTCTACGTCGACGGCGACCCGGTCGCGTTCACCAATCCGCGTGAAGCGGCCAACTACGGTGTGTCCCTGGTGCACCAGGAACAGGACGTCATCACGACGATGCGAGGCTACGAGAATCTCTATCTCGGCCGCGAGAAAGAGCGCCTCGGCGTCCTGGACATGGAGACGATGCGGGAGGAAGCACAGGCGTTCGTCGACGACCTCGGTATCGATATCGACGTCAACGACTACGTCCGGGACTACACGTTCAACGAGCGCCAGATGCTGGAGATAGCCAAAGCGTTCCACGTCTCCCAGAAATCCGACAACCCGGTCATCCTGCTCGACGAGCCGACCGCCGGGCTCGAAGAGAGCGGCCGCGAGCTGCTTTTCGACCTCGTCAACGACCTCCGGGACCGGGCGACGTTCGTCTTCGTCTCCCACGAGCTGGACGAGGTGCTGGAGATATCAGACCGTATCTACGTCCTGAAAGACGGCGAGCGGGTCGACATGACCCACGTCGAAGACGCGACGACGGAGTCGCTGCAGCAGTCGATGGTCGGGCGGGAGACGGCCGACGAGTACTATCGCGTCCCCGACCAGCGCCGAGACGCAGAGCTGGGCGAGGTCACCATGGAAGTCGACAACGTCGCCCACGAAGACGTGGTGGGCCCGGCGTCGTTCTCACTGCGCGAGGGCGAGATATTCGGTATCGTCGGCGTCGAAGGCTCTGGCAAGCAGCGCTTCGGTCGCATGCTTGCCGGGGACCTCGCGATGACCGAGGGGTCGATGGCCGTCGATGGAACTGAGCTCACGAACCCGTCCGTCTCGGACATGGTCGACGCCGGTGTCGGCTACATCCCGAAAGACCGGAAATCGGAGGGACTGCTCCTCTACCAGTCGGTACTCGTGAACACGTCGCTCGCGATGATTCGGGATATGAACGGCAACATGCCGATGCTCGACCTCGAGGCCGAACAGGAGGCGACCGAGAGCGCCATCGAGGAACTCGCTATCAAGACGCCGGGGCCGAACGCACTCGTCCACGGGCTCAGTGGCGGGAACCAGCAGAAAGTGGTCATCGCCAGGTGGCTCGCACAGGACACGCCCATCCTCGTGATGGACAACGTCACGCGTGGTATCGACGTGGGTGCGAAAGAAGAGGTGTATCGGCTGTGCCGGGAGCTGACCGACCGGGGCGTCTCGATAGTCTTCATCGGCGACGAGCTGCCGGAGGTCATCGGGATGTCGAACCGCATCGGCGTGATGGCCAAAGGCGAGTTTGTCGCCGAACCGTTCGACGCCTCGCCGGGCAACAAACCGACCGAAGAAGACCTGATTCAGGAGATGATATAA
- a CDS encoding ABC transporter permease, with the protein MLFGLMAIFSLTTETFLTEGNLLDNVAKNAVTLLLIALAGTFPILQQSIDLSVESVVLLTGVVTVVLIAEYNLGLLAIPIAIGVGMLAGLFNGLVFTKLKVPSFLVTLGTLSVMAGVGKIITGGSTITFRNDSIRSIATGNVLGIPNLVLWGLLIYVACIVLAFRTKFGRYCFALGENERVVELAGAKVDRYKIYPFVLSGLLCGIAGVLLTLRISSASPNIGSGNLLPSIAAIVMGGTALTGGVGGPHRTILGVLVIAVLNNGMNLLAVDSFVQEIILGLVVVAAVALSIDRDKIDVVK; encoded by the coding sequence ATGCTGTTTGGCCTGATGGCCATCTTCAGCCTGACGACGGAGACCTTCCTCACTGAGGGGAACCTGCTAGACAACGTCGCGAAAAACGCCGTGACCCTGCTGCTAATCGCGCTTGCAGGGACCTTCCCCATCCTCCAGCAGAGTATCGACCTCTCGGTCGAGTCCGTCGTCCTACTGACCGGCGTCGTCACCGTCGTCCTCATCGCCGAGTACAACCTCGGGTTGCTGGCGATTCCGATCGCCATCGGCGTCGGGATGCTCGCGGGCCTGTTCAACGGCCTGGTGTTCACGAAGCTCAAGGTCCCATCCTTCCTCGTCACGCTGGGGACGCTATCAGTGATGGCCGGGGTCGGAAAAATCATCACCGGTGGGTCGACGATCACCTTCCGGAACGATTCTATCCGGTCCATCGCTACCGGGAACGTCCTCGGTATCCCCAACCTCGTGCTCTGGGGCCTGCTGATTTACGTCGCCTGCATCGTCCTGGCCTTCCGCACGAAGTTCGGGCGGTACTGCTTCGCGCTGGGTGAGAACGAACGTGTCGTCGAACTCGCGGGCGCGAAGGTCGACCGGTACAAGATATATCCGTTCGTGCTGTCGGGACTGCTCTGTGGTATCGCGGGCGTCTTGCTGACGCTCCGGATCTCCTCGGCCTCACCCAACATCGGGAGCGGGAACCTGCTGCCGAGTATCGCCGCTATCGTCATGGGCGGGACGGCACTGACCGGCGGGGTCGGTGGTCCACACCGGACCATCCTCGGCGTGCTCGTCATCGCGGTGCTGAACAACGGGATGAACCTGCTCGCCGTCGACTCCTTCGTCCAGGAGATCATCCTCGGACTGGTGGTGGTCGCGGCTGTCGCGCTGTCTATCGACCGCGACAAGATAGACGTCGTGAAGTAA
- a CDS encoding SDR family NAD(P)-dependent oxidoreductase, which yields MSARFDGQSVLVTGAASGNGRAIARKFAEEGASVTVSDIQEEPRMGGDPTHEIIAEMGQAVQFVECDVSDPDDIRAAVEAHVDAFGSLDVMVNNAGIDRQMPILDAEPDDYDMLMDINLRGVYFGCQAALDVMADQDDGGAIVNMSSIAGLRAIDNSSLYCTSKGGVTNLTRQLALEHGENGIRVNAINPGVIETAMTVEDGDTIDGLLEETPLGRAGQPEEVADGVLFLASDDASFVTGHNLVLDGGFTV from the coding sequence ATGTCAGCACGATTCGACGGTCAGTCAGTTCTAGTGACGGGTGCCGCGTCGGGAAACGGGCGCGCAATCGCCCGCAAGTTCGCCGAGGAAGGCGCCAGTGTCACCGTCAGTGACATCCAGGAAGAGCCACGGATGGGCGGCGACCCGACCCACGAGATCATCGCGGAGATGGGCCAGGCGGTCCAGTTCGTCGAGTGTGACGTCAGCGACCCCGACGACATCCGTGCCGCCGTCGAGGCACACGTCGACGCCTTCGGCTCGCTGGACGTGATGGTCAACAACGCCGGTATCGACCGACAGATGCCGATTCTGGACGCCGAGCCCGACGACTACGACATGCTCATGGACATCAACCTTCGGGGCGTCTACTTCGGCTGTCAGGCCGCGCTCGACGTCATGGCCGACCAAGACGACGGCGGGGCCATCGTCAACATGTCCTCCATCGCGGGGCTCCGAGCTATCGACAACTCGTCGCTGTACTGCACTTCGAAGGGCGGCGTGACGAACCTCACGCGCCAACTCGCGCTCGAACACGGTGAGAACGGAATCCGTGTCAACGCGATCAACCCCGGTGTCATCGAGACCGCGATGACGGTCGAGGACGGCGACACCATCGACGGCCTCCTCGAAGAGACACCACTGGGGCGGGCCGGGCAACCCGAAGAGGTCGCCGACGGCGTCCTGTTCCTGGCCAGCGACGACGCCTCGTTCGTCACGGGCCACAACCTCGTTCTCGACGGCGGCTTCACCGTCTGA
- a CDS encoding aldehyde dehydrogenase family protein encodes MQTDQQTAIADQYGVLIDGRERDASSGETIDVFDPATGDRLTSVAAATESDVNEAVDVAQEGFETWRGYTPAKRCRILNDVARAIREEKERFARIETLENGKPISEAIGQIERCARHFEYYGGLADKVEGESIPLDDDHVDYTIREPLGVTGHIVPWNVPAYLFARSVAPALAAGNAAVVKPAEETPIGALELTKLLHGNGVPEAAVNVVPGEGEPAGATLSGHPDIGTITFTGSTVTGRAVGKAAIDNLTEPHLELGGKSPLVVYEDGDLDVAVEETIKGIFATNTGQVCSASSRVVVHEDVSDAYVDKLVAAVEDLTIGPGVDDYDVGPLASASHMEKVADYFDIGRAELGDPVTGGNVLDRDGYYVEPTVFVDVPQDARICQEEVFGPVLTVSTFADEAEAIGRANDVDYGLVAGVITTDMGRAHRFARDVDAGQIYVNEWFAGGNETPFGGFKDSGVGRENGTQAIHNYTQIKNVCLDISN; translated from the coding sequence ATGCAGACCGACCAGCAGACAGCAATCGCCGACCAGTACGGCGTGCTGATAGACGGGCGCGAACGGGACGCCTCTTCGGGCGAGACCATCGACGTCTTCGACCCGGCGACCGGCGACCGGCTCACAAGCGTCGCGGCCGCCACGGAGAGCGACGTGAACGAGGCGGTCGACGTGGCTCAGGAGGGGTTCGAGACCTGGCGTGGCTACACCCCGGCAAAGCGGTGTCGGATACTCAACGACGTGGCCCGGGCAATCCGCGAGGAGAAAGAGCGCTTCGCCCGCATCGAGACGCTGGAGAACGGGAAACCCATCTCCGAGGCAATCGGTCAGATAGAGCGCTGTGCCCGCCACTTCGAGTACTACGGCGGCCTCGCCGACAAGGTGGAGGGTGAGAGCATCCCGCTCGACGACGACCACGTGGACTACACGATTCGGGAGCCGCTGGGCGTCACCGGCCACATCGTCCCGTGGAACGTCCCAGCCTATCTCTTCGCGCGCAGCGTCGCCCCGGCACTCGCCGCCGGGAACGCGGCCGTCGTCAAGCCGGCCGAGGAGACACCCATCGGCGCGCTCGAACTCACCAAGCTACTGCACGGGAACGGCGTGCCCGAGGCAGCCGTCAACGTCGTGCCCGGCGAGGGCGAGCCCGCCGGCGCGACGCTCTCGGGCCACCCCGACATCGGGACAATCACCTTCACCGGGTCGACCGTCACGGGGCGTGCGGTGGGGAAAGCGGCCATCGACAACCTGACCGAACCGCATCTGGAACTCGGCGGCAAGAGCCCGCTGGTCGTCTACGAGGACGGCGACCTCGACGTCGCCGTCGAGGAGACTATCAAGGGCATCTTCGCGACGAACACCGGACAGGTCTGTTCGGCCTCCTCGCGCGTCGTCGTCCACGAGGACGTGAGCGACGCCTACGTCGACAAACTCGTAGCCGCCGTCGAGGACCTCACCATCGGCCCCGGCGTCGACGACTACGACGTCGGACCGCTCGCCTCGGCCTCCCACATGGAGAAGGTCGCCGACTACTTCGACATCGGTCGCGCGGAACTGGGCGACCCGGTGACCGGCGGCAACGTCCTGGACCGCGACGGCTACTACGTCGAACCGACGGTGTTCGTGGACGTCCCACAGGACGCCCGGATTTGCCAGGAGGAGGTCTTCGGGCCGGTGCTGACCGTGAGCACGTTCGCCGACGAGGCCGAGGCCATCGGGCGAGCCAACGACGTTGACTACGGACTGGTCGCGGGCGTCATCACCACCGACATGGGGCGGGCCCACCGGTTTGCCCGGGACGTCGACGCCGGCCAGATATACGTCAACGAGTGGTTCGCCGGCGGCAACGAGACGCCCTTCGGCGGCTTCAAGGACAGCGGCGTCGGCCGTGAGAACGGCACCCAGGCCATCCACAACTACACGCAGATCAAGAACGTCTGTCTCGACATCTCGAACTGA
- a CDS encoding amidohydrolase family protein has protein sequence MLENGELVVDAVSHCFNHADDNHLHPHAQRWDDETYELGEQLMPEEYVFPEEIFYRDHQPEELERLLFLESQIDYSVYHSLPLDDYFKDGYVSREKGFELRDRNPNRMGMIVDINPLEDDAVEQVEYYAKKKDVDGIKLYPSRYQNGRDLSLQLNEDTVRPVLEKAADLDIGTVGIHKFIPFATAPTKYFRIDDVEEAALAFPELNFEVIHAGFSFLEETVFAMASHDNVYANIENTAHMACSRPKKFARSLGEMLYWAGPDRIVFSSGATALHPQPPIDAIWDFEMPEDLRAGEDYPEVTQEDKEKILGKNKLRLMGKDPEQVKKDIEGDKWDQKIQELKERGEYPAAPWSTYEEPTEGASKERVKYV, from the coding sequence ATGCTAGAGAACGGCGAGCTGGTTGTAGACGCAGTGTCACACTGCTTCAACCACGCAGACGACAATCACCTCCACCCGCACGCCCAGCGGTGGGACGACGAGACGTACGAACTCGGCGAGCAGTTGATGCCCGAAGAGTACGTGTTTCCGGAAGAGATATTCTACCGGGACCACCAGCCCGAAGAGCTCGAACGGCTGCTCTTCCTGGAGAGCCAGATCGACTACTCGGTGTATCACTCGCTCCCGCTCGATGACTACTTCAAAGACGGCTACGTCTCCCGTGAGAAAGGGTTCGAGCTGCGCGACCGCAACCCCAACCGGATGGGGATGATCGTGGACATCAATCCGCTCGAAGACGACGCCGTCGAGCAGGTCGAGTACTACGCGAAGAAGAAGGACGTCGACGGCATCAAGCTGTACCCGTCGCGCTACCAGAACGGCCGCGACCTCTCGTTGCAGCTGAACGAGGATACGGTCCGGCCGGTCCTGGAGAAGGCCGCGGACCTCGACATCGGGACCGTCGGCATCCACAAGTTCATCCCGTTCGCGACGGCGCCGACCAAGTACTTCCGTATCGACGACGTCGAGGAAGCGGCGCTTGCCTTCCCCGAACTCAACTTCGAGGTCATCCACGCCGGCTTCTCGTTCCTCGAGGAGACCGTCTTCGCGATGGCCAGTCACGACAACGTCTACGCGAACATCGAGAACACGGCCCACATGGCCTGCAGTCGGCCCAAGAAGTTCGCCCGCAGCCTCGGCGAGATGCTGTACTGGGCCGGTCCTGACCGCATCGTCTTCTCCAGTGGCGCGACGGCGCTGCACCCCCAGCCACCCATCGACGCCATCTGGGACTTCGAGATGCCCGAAGACCTTCGGGCCGGCGAGGACTACCCCGAAGTCACCCAGGAAGACAAGGAGAAGATACTGGGCAAGAACAAGCTCCGCCTGATGGGCAAGGACCCAGAACAGGTCAAGAAAGACATCGAGGGCGACAAGTGGGACCAGAAGATCCAGGAGCTGAAAGAGCGCGGTGAGTATCCCGCGGCGCCGTGGTCGACCTACGAGGAGCCGACCGAGGGGGCCTCGAAGGAGCGTGTGAAGTACGTATGA
- a CDS encoding metal-sulfur cluster assembly factor: MSTEATDHVLPTTEFQNEVKTEVKAELEAVLDPCSCMSEHPVSIVDLGLVDDIEWDEASKTVTVHLLLTSQRCTYFLDIDDEICERVGELPAVSDVEVHQVTSGEIWTADRMAEDERQARRERFERRIEEADITPYAERSE, from the coding sequence ATGAGCACCGAAGCCACCGACCACGTCCTGCCGACCACGGAGTTCCAGAACGAGGTCAAAACCGAGGTGAAGGCCGAACTCGAAGCGGTGCTCGACCCCTGCAGCTGTATGAGCGAGCATCCCGTCAGCATCGTCGACCTCGGGCTCGTCGACGACATCGAGTGGGACGAGGCCTCGAAGACGGTCACCGTCCACCTCCTGTTGACCTCCCAGCGGTGCACCTACTTCCTCGACATCGACGACGAGATCTGCGAGCGCGTGGGCGAACTGCCCGCCGTCTCCGACGTCGAGGTCCACCAGGTGACCAGCGGGGAGATATGGACCGCCGACCGGATGGCCGAGGACGAACGCCAGGCCCGACGCGAGCGCTTCGAGCGACGCATCGAGGAGGCCGATATCACACCCTACGCAGAACGGTCTGAGTGA
- a CDS encoding universal stress protein, which yields MPRRILIPVDGSPQASAALAHASEVHSEDELVLLHVIEYSESITDPERGGRKQAEGWYAKAQKDAEALFEELLADIDRDGDITTVIVDGSPSGEIIDYLDDHDIDQVVVGGRRRSPTGKAIFGSTAQEVTLSADCPVTIVH from the coding sequence ATGCCACGACGGATACTGATTCCAGTCGACGGGTCGCCACAGGCGAGCGCGGCACTCGCCCACGCCAGCGAGGTCCATTCCGAAGACGAACTCGTCTTGCTGCACGTCATCGAGTACAGCGAGTCGATCACGGACCCGGAACGAGGCGGGCGGAAACAGGCCGAAGGCTGGTACGCCAAGGCCCAGAAGGACGCCGAGGCGCTCTTCGAGGAGCTCCTTGCGGATATCGACCGCGACGGCGACATCACGACCGTTATCGTCGACGGGTCACCGTCCGGCGAGATAATCGACTACCTCGACGACCACGACATCGACCAGGTCGTCGTCGGCGGCCGCAGGCGCTCACCGACGGGGAAGGCCATCTTCGGGTCGACCGCACAGGAGGTCACGCTGAGCGCGGACTGCCCAGTGACAATCGTGCACTGA
- a CDS encoding AMP-binding protein, whose product MASETLTDIDEIVHEPTQSAVESTNVWAFMQAHDIDDYDELIERTTTDIEGVEASGVDWFWDELVDYLDIEFYEDYDTVRETETRGVTRADGTTVEYDGPQFTDWYAGGSINLAHNVLDKHAAVDSDRRNSVACLWEGEDGTTRDVTYHELHRQSNKVANALDARGIEQGDTVALYMPMVPEVVSILYGCFKVGAIAVPVFSGFGVDATATRLEDSESSVVFTADGFYRRGSEVTLKDTLDEAIDQAATDVRSAVVYERTGTDVPWTEGRDETWDEAVETQRDEFETVELDASDPSMLLYSSGTTGKPKGIVHTHAGVQLQCAKELYFGFDVKPGDRFFWVSDIGWMMGPWTLIGNHTFGGTIFMYEGAPDHPEPDRFWEMIDRHGLTHFGISPTAIRALRKQGDHWVEEHDLSSLRILGSTGEPWDPESWQWFYEQVGGGDCPIINISGGTEICGCFLMPMPTQPLKPCSLGGPGLGMDIDIVDGDGDSIADTNERGYLVARDSCPSMTRSLWSGDERYVEEYWSTWDDVWDHGDWAQKDADGFWFLHGRADDALNIAGRKVGPAEVEGAAMDHDGINQAAAVGVPDDTTGTAVALYVVTEDGVEESDDLRGEVRELVGEELGKPFRPREVRFVDEFPVTQSGKIVRRAIQARHTGEDIGDLSSVENPGALDAIDAAR is encoded by the coding sequence ATGGCCAGTGAGACACTTACAGACATAGACGAGATAGTCCACGAACCGACCCAGTCGGCCGTCGAGTCGACCAACGTCTGGGCGTTCATGCAGGCACACGATATAGACGACTACGACGAACTCATCGAGCGCACGACGACCGACATCGAGGGCGTCGAAGCGAGCGGCGTCGACTGGTTCTGGGACGAACTCGTCGACTACCTCGACATCGAGTTCTACGAGGACTACGACACCGTCCGGGAGACCGAGACGCGTGGCGTCACGCGGGCCGACGGGACCACGGTCGAGTACGACGGCCCGCAGTTTACCGACTGGTACGCAGGTGGCAGCATCAACCTCGCCCACAACGTCCTGGATAAGCACGCAGCGGTCGACAGCGACCGGCGGAACTCGGTGGCCTGTCTCTGGGAAGGCGAGGACGGGACGACGCGGGACGTCACGTACCACGAACTCCACCGGCAATCGAACAAGGTCGCCAACGCACTCGACGCTCGCGGCATCGAGCAGGGCGACACCGTCGCCCTGTACATGCCGATGGTGCCGGAAGTCGTCTCGATTCTCTACGGCTGTTTCAAGGTGGGTGCCATCGCAGTCCCCGTCTTCTCGGGCTTTGGCGTCGACGCGACGGCGACGCGACTCGAGGACTCCGAGAGCAGCGTCGTCTTCACCGCCGACGGCTTCTATCGCCGGGGCAGCGAGGTCACGCTCAAGGACACGCTCGACGAGGCCATCGACCAGGCCGCGACCGACGTCAGGTCGGCGGTTGTCTACGAACGCACCGGAACCGACGTGCCCTGGACCGAAGGCCGCGACGAGACGTGGGACGAGGCTGTCGAGACACAGCGTGACGAGTTCGAGACGGTCGAACTCGACGCCAGTGACCCGTCGATGTTGCTGTACTCCTCGGGGACGACCGGCAAGCCAAAGGGGATCGTCCACACGCACGCCGGCGTGCAACTGCAGTGTGCGAAGGAGCTGTACTTCGGCTTCGACGTCAAACCCGGCGACCGCTTTTTCTGGGTCAGCGACATCGGCTGGATGATGGGCCCGTGGACGCTCATCGGCAACCACACGTTCGGTGGGACCATCTTCATGTACGAGGGCGCGCCGGACCACCCGGAACCCGACCGGTTCTGGGAGATGATAGACCGTCACGGACTCACCCACTTTGGCATCTCGCCGACGGCGATTCGCGCGCTCCGAAAGCAGGGCGACCACTGGGTCGAAGAGCACGACCTCTCCTCGCTTCGCATCCTCGGGTCGACCGGCGAGCCGTGGGACCCCGAGAGCTGGCAGTGGTTCTACGAGCAGGTGGGCGGGGGCGACTGTCCTATCATCAACATTTCTGGCGGCACCGAGATCTGTGGCTGCTTCCTCATGCCGATGCCGACCCAGCCGCTCAAACCCTGCTCGCTCGGCGGGCCCGGGCTGGGCATGGACATCGACATCGTCGACGGCGACGGCGACTCCATCGCCGACACCAACGAACGCGGCTATCTCGTGGCACGGGACTCCTGTCCGTCGATGACGCGGTCGCTCTGGAGCGGTGACGAGCGCTACGTCGAGGAGTACTGGTCGACGTGGGACGACGTCTGGGACCACGGTGACTGGGCCCAGAAGGACGCAGACGGGTTCTGGTTCCTGCACGGCCGGGCCGACGACGCGCTGAACATCGCCGGGCGGAAGGTCGGCCCCGCGGAGGTGGAAGGGGCAGCCATGGACCACGACGGCATCAATCAGGCCGCCGCCGTGGGCGTCCCCGACGACACCACCGGGACGGCAGTCGCGCTCTACGTCGTCACCGAGGACGGCGTCGAAGAGAGCGACGACCTGCGCGGCGAGGTGCGGGAACTGGTCGGCGAGGAACTCGGGAAACCGTTCCGCCCGCGCGAGGTCCGCTTCGTCGACGAGTTCCCGGTCACCCAGTCCGGGAAGATCGTCCGCCGCGCCATCCAGGCCCGCCACACCGGCGAGGACATCGGTGACCTCTCCAGCGTCGAGAACCCGGGCGCGCTCGACGCCATCGACGCCGCGCGGTAG
- a CDS encoding gamma carbonic anhydrase family protein, which yields MQREVLGESPTVAQSAFVSEMAYLVGDVRVGERSSCWPFVCLRGDREAVVVGDETNVQEFSMLHGATLGDGVTVGHNVVIDYATVEDGALVGMSSTLQQGAHVESGSIVAPGCVVTEDQTVPAGHVAYGVPASTQPLDEAQQAEIERVHELYVDHTATYKAAGLE from the coding sequence ATGCAACGCGAAGTACTGGGCGAGAGCCCGACAGTCGCACAGTCGGCGTTCGTCTCGGAGATGGCGTATCTGGTCGGTGACGTCCGGGTGGGCGAGCGGTCGAGTTGCTGGCCGTTCGTCTGTCTCCGGGGCGACCGCGAGGCGGTCGTCGTCGGCGACGAGACGAACGTCCAGGAGTTCTCGATGCTCCACGGGGCGACACTGGGCGACGGCGTCACCGTGGGACACAACGTCGTCATCGACTACGCGACAGTCGAGGACGGCGCGCTCGTCGGGATGTCGAGTACGCTCCAGCAGGGGGCCCACGTCGAGTCGGGCAGTATCGTCGCCCCTGGCTGTGTCGTCACCGAGGACCAGACCGTCCCCGCGGGTCACGTGGCCTACGGCGTCCCGGCGTCGACACAGCCGCTCGACGAGGCCCAGCAGGCTGAAATCGAGCGCGTCCACGAGCTCTACGTCGACCACACCGCGACCTACAAAGCGGCCGGGCTGGAGTAG
- a CDS encoding Zn-ribbon domain-containing OB-fold protein produces MSERETASRTHDEFCRAIETGDPFYLACPDGHGSVPPRRVCPECGAQSLTVEALPETGRVQAATVVHVATSAFADSAPYVTAIADFGPVSLTGVVAETDPEAVEHGTDVTLAIQRTDERKRPTLVFEPR; encoded by the coding sequence ATGAGCGAGCGCGAGACCGCATCGCGGACCCACGACGAATTTTGCAGGGCCATCGAGACGGGCGACCCGTTCTATCTCGCCTGTCCCGACGGCCACGGGTCGGTGCCGCCCCGTCGCGTCTGTCCCGAGTGTGGCGCCCAGTCGCTGACCGTCGAAGCGCTTCCGGAGACCGGCCGGGTGCAGGCCGCGACGGTCGTTCACGTCGCCACGTCGGCGTTCGCGGACAGCGCGCCCTACGTCACCGCTATCGCCGACTTCGGCCCGGTCAGTCTGACGGGCGTCGTCGCGGAGACGGACCCTGAGGCTGTCGAGCACGGGACGGACGTGACCCTCGCCATCCAGCGGACCGACGAGCGCAAGCGTCCCACGCTCGTCTTCGAGCCGCGATAG